The Arthrobacter sp. NicSoilC5 genome has a window encoding:
- a CDS encoding glycoside hydrolase family 76 protein, translated as MTSSSTSPTIWQDRANHAARSVTALFGRKLLFLPGTHLGAVLWQGRHAADQPTPSMPEQEPGTQPGPRWRAALRRMRPAASLALPWHYWWQAHYVDCLVDTGRRELGGGATPAARFNGPGRPSAGHLASRLVTGIRLRNALTFVNSYYDDMAWLALATLRLDNLAEETRRPGRRRNAVVRASLALQFDAACTDDLGGGTFWSKKRDFKNTPATAPVALFYARTGQHAKAQALLDWLDATLFDADQALYLDGARLNPAGEVVLERAVYTYNQGPVLGALLELGGEANLARAAVLVDAVQRLLTVPADSSGPGAGAGGSVLRCEGTGDGGLFTGILCRYLALAAADRRLPDATRATAARLVTDTAEAFWSGRRPVGPGEAGAGREGKSIFSLHAAQPAAAAYPPGAAVELSTQLQAWMTLEAAAAVSAAGA; from the coding sequence ATGACGTCCAGCAGCACCTCCCCCACCATCTGGCAGGACCGGGCGAACCACGCCGCCCGTTCCGTGACCGCCCTGTTCGGCCGGAAACTGCTGTTCCTGCCCGGAACCCACCTGGGCGCCGTGCTGTGGCAGGGCCGGCATGCGGCCGATCAGCCCACCCCCTCAATGCCGGAGCAGGAGCCCGGCACCCAGCCGGGGCCGCGGTGGCGTGCCGCGCTCCGCCGGATGCGGCCGGCCGCGTCCCTGGCCCTCCCCTGGCATTACTGGTGGCAGGCGCATTACGTTGACTGCCTGGTGGACACCGGGCGGCGGGAACTTGGCGGCGGTGCCACCCCCGCGGCCCGGTTCAACGGCCCGGGCCGGCCCAGCGCAGGGCACCTGGCCTCACGGCTGGTCACCGGGATCAGGCTCCGCAACGCCCTGACCTTCGTGAACAGCTATTACGACGACATGGCGTGGCTTGCCCTGGCAACCCTTCGGCTGGACAACCTGGCTGAGGAGACCCGGCGTCCAGGACGCCGCCGTAACGCCGTGGTCCGTGCGTCGCTGGCGCTGCAGTTCGACGCCGCGTGCACCGACGACCTGGGCGGCGGGACGTTCTGGAGCAAGAAACGGGACTTCAAGAACACTCCCGCCACGGCGCCGGTGGCCCTGTTCTATGCCCGCACCGGCCAGCACGCCAAGGCCCAGGCGCTGCTGGACTGGCTGGACGCCACGCTCTTTGACGCGGACCAGGCCCTCTACCTTGACGGTGCACGCCTGAATCCCGCCGGAGAGGTTGTGCTGGAACGTGCGGTGTACACCTACAACCAGGGCCCGGTGCTGGGTGCGCTCCTCGAGCTCGGGGGCGAGGCGAACCTGGCGCGGGCCGCGGTCCTGGTGGACGCGGTGCAGCGGCTGCTGACCGTCCCGGCGGACAGTTCCGGCCCCGGTGCCGGCGCCGGTGGTTCAGTGCTGCGCTGTGAGGGAACGGGCGACGGCGGCCTCTTCACCGGGATCCTCTGCCGTTACCTGGCGCTCGCCGCAGCAGACCGCCGGCTTCCCGACGCCACCCGCGCCACGGCCGCGCGGCTGGTGACCGACACCGCTGAAGCGTTCTGGTCCGGCCGGCGCCCCGTGGGGCCGGGCGAAGCGGGAGCCGGGCGGGAAGGCAAGAGCATCTTTTCGCTGCACGCCGCCCAACCGGCGGCCGCTGCGTATCCGCCGGGCGCCGCCGTCGAACTTTCCACCCAGCTCCAGGCATGGATGACGCTGGAGGCCGCGGCGGCCGTCAGCGCGGCTGGCGCCTAG
- a CDS encoding 3-hydroxyacyl-CoA dehydrogenase — protein MDIKGSVALVTGGASGLGAATAQRLFDAGASVVLVDLPSSGGQAVADELNGRAAAGQSAVFAPADVTSETDVRAAVGTAAGLGPLRIVVNCAGIATPGKVLGRDGVLPLETFSKVIQVNLIGTFNVLRLAAEAMVATEPAATPLGGPERGVIINTASVAAFDGQIGQPAYSASKGAVAAMTLPIARELARSLVRVVTIAPGIFETPMMAGLPQEAQDSLGAQVPHPSRLGKPAEYANLVAHIVDNAMLNGETIRLDGAIRMGPK, from the coding sequence ATGGACATCAAAGGCAGCGTCGCACTGGTGACAGGCGGGGCGTCCGGGCTGGGCGCAGCCACCGCGCAGAGATTGTTCGACGCCGGCGCATCCGTCGTGCTCGTTGACCTGCCGTCCTCAGGCGGCCAGGCAGTGGCCGACGAACTCAACGGCCGCGCCGCAGCCGGCCAGTCCGCCGTCTTTGCCCCCGCAGACGTGACCAGCGAAACGGACGTCCGGGCCGCCGTCGGGACCGCCGCAGGGCTGGGACCGCTGCGGATCGTGGTGAACTGCGCGGGGATCGCCACCCCGGGCAAGGTCCTGGGACGGGACGGCGTGCTGCCGCTGGAAACGTTCAGCAAGGTCATCCAGGTCAACCTGATCGGGACTTTCAACGTCCTGCGCCTGGCGGCCGAGGCCATGGTGGCCACCGAGCCCGCCGCCACCCCGCTGGGCGGCCCGGAACGCGGCGTCATCATCAACACCGCCTCAGTGGCTGCCTTCGACGGGCAGATTGGCCAGCCTGCATATTCCGCTTCCAAGGGCGCCGTGGCCGCCATGACGCTGCCGATTGCCCGCGAACTGGCGCGCTCGCTGGTCCGCGTGGTCACTATCGCCCCGGGCATTTTCGAGACTCCCATGATGGCCGGCCTGCCCCAGGAAGCGCAGGACTCGCTGGGGGCGCAGGTTCCGCACCCGTCCCGGCTGGGCAAGCCCGCGGAATACGCCAACCTGGTGGCGCACATCGTGGACAACGCCATGTTGAACGGTGAAACCATCCGCCTGGACGGCGCCATCCGGATGGGACCGAAATGA
- a CDS encoding acyl-CoA dehydrogenase family protein produces the protein MSAPDVSQLPAADFFAVEATLDPAERTKLAELRDFLAAEVAPYAGDWWNKAEFPAHILPKLAALELSTPVHRGYSHLFAGLVIAEITRVDTSLATFFLVHHDLFVESLHTFGTDDQKQRLLADASELRTTGAFALTEPLHGSDVAGGLETRARRISSTTGEADDAGDTWVLNGAKRWIGNGTFCDYMLVWARDEADGSVRGFIVDATLPGVSRSRIENKIALRTVQNADIEFRDVRIAEADRFGGISSFEDTKELLRSSRIMVAWQAVGQQLAAFDVARQYAVERQQFGRPLAHFQLIQQQLVTMLGNTVASMSMMAGIARLQEEGAAGMPQVALAKSYLSARMRETVALGRSILGGNGIVTDYRMAKIFADAEAIYTYEGSFEVNTLIVGRAITGISAIS, from the coding sequence ATGAGCGCGCCGGACGTATCGCAGCTGCCGGCGGCGGACTTCTTCGCCGTCGAAGCAACACTGGACCCGGCCGAACGGACCAAGCTCGCCGAACTGCGGGACTTCCTGGCCGCCGAGGTGGCACCCTACGCCGGGGACTGGTGGAACAAGGCCGAGTTTCCCGCGCACATCCTGCCCAAGCTGGCGGCCCTGGAACTGAGCACGCCCGTCCACCGCGGCTACAGCCATCTCTTCGCCGGGCTTGTCATTGCGGAGATAACCCGGGTGGACACCTCCCTGGCCACGTTTTTCCTGGTCCACCACGACCTCTTTGTCGAGTCCCTGCACACCTTCGGCACCGACGACCAGAAACAGCGGCTGCTGGCCGACGCCTCGGAACTGCGCACCACCGGCGCGTTCGCCCTCACCGAACCGCTGCACGGCTCGGACGTGGCGGGCGGCCTGGAGACCCGCGCCCGGCGGATCTCCTCCACCACGGGAGAAGCGGACGACGCCGGCGACACCTGGGTGCTGAACGGGGCCAAACGCTGGATCGGCAACGGGACGTTCTGCGACTACATGCTGGTGTGGGCGCGGGACGAGGCGGACGGCTCGGTGCGGGGCTTCATCGTGGACGCCACCCTGCCGGGGGTCAGCCGGAGCAGGATCGAGAACAAGATCGCCCTGCGCACTGTCCAGAACGCCGACATCGAGTTCCGCGACGTCAGGATTGCCGAGGCGGACCGGTTCGGCGGGATCAGCAGCTTCGAGGACACCAAGGAACTGCTCCGCAGCTCACGGATCATGGTGGCCTGGCAGGCGGTGGGCCAGCAGCTGGCGGCCTTCGACGTCGCCCGGCAGTACGCCGTGGAACGGCAACAGTTCGGCCGCCCGCTGGCCCATTTCCAGCTGATCCAGCAGCAGCTGGTGACCATGCTGGGCAACACCGTGGCCAGCATGTCCATGATGGCCGGGATCGCCAGGCTGCAGGAGGAGGGCGCCGCCGGCATGCCGCAGGTGGCGCTCGCCAAGTCCTACCTCAGCGCCCGCATGCGTGAGACGGTGGCGCTGGGCCGGTCCATCCTGGGCGGAAACGGGATTGTCACCGATTACCGGATGGCCAAGATCTTCGCCGACGCCGAGGCCATTTACACCTATGAGGGCTCGTTCGAGGTGAACACCCTGATCGTGGGCCGGGCCATCACCGGGATCTCAGCCATTTCCTGA